The following proteins come from a genomic window of Pyxidicoccus sp. MSG2:
- a CDS encoding DUF3037 domain-containing protein: MPAPSSFDYAIIRVVPRVEREEFINAGVVLFCTTQRYLGARVELDEARLKALAPDVDLDSVRSHLESFRRVCEGGKDAGPIGRLPQKDRWHWLVAPRSTIIQTGPVHSGLCKGPNPEPGLALEHLLDTVVRVKRSA; encoded by the coding sequence GTGCCCGCGCCCAGCTCGTTTGACTACGCCATCATCCGCGTCGTCCCCCGCGTGGAGCGCGAGGAGTTCATCAACGCGGGCGTCGTCCTCTTCTGCACCACCCAGCGCTACCTCGGCGCGCGCGTGGAGCTGGACGAGGCGCGGCTGAAGGCGCTCGCGCCGGACGTGGACCTGGACAGCGTCCGCAGTCACCTGGAGAGCTTCCGCCGCGTCTGCGAGGGCGGGAAGGACGCGGGCCCCATCGGCCGGCTGCCGCAGAAGGACCGGTGGCACTGGCTGGTGGCTCCGCGCAGCACCATCATCCAGACGGGCCCGGTGCACTCGGGCCTGTGCAAGGGTCCGAATCCGGAGCCCGGGCTGGCGCTGGAGCACCTGCTGGACACCGTGGTGCGCGTGAAGCGCTCCGCGTAG
- a CDS encoding HipA family kinase translates to MLRTVTATRYVTPLREGGSLPAIIEADDAGLYVVKFRGAGQGAKALIAELISGELARAVGLRVPEVVLVDLDPALGRNEPDSEIRELLKASAGLNLGLDYLPGSVTFDPLAGPFPEASVASAIVGFDAYVTNVDRTPKNPNMLSWHRDLWLIDHGASLYFHHSWEDWEERSQSRFGPIKDHVLLPWASALPAVEATLRAALTREVVERTIAAIPEAWLTGTESPFPTADAHRAAYVTWLLKRVDAMPAFLEEAARARAQLV, encoded by the coding sequence ATGTTGAGGACTGTCACAGCCACGCGCTACGTGACGCCCCTGCGGGAAGGCGGCTCGCTGCCCGCCATCATCGAGGCGGACGACGCGGGGCTGTATGTCGTGAAGTTCCGGGGCGCGGGCCAGGGCGCCAAGGCGCTCATCGCGGAGCTCATCTCCGGCGAACTGGCGCGCGCGGTGGGCCTTCGCGTCCCGGAGGTGGTGCTGGTGGACCTGGACCCGGCGCTGGGCCGCAACGAGCCGGACTCTGAAATCCGCGAGCTGCTCAAGGCGAGCGCGGGGCTCAACCTGGGGCTGGACTACCTGCCCGGCTCGGTGACGTTCGACCCGCTGGCCGGTCCCTTTCCGGAGGCCTCGGTGGCGTCGGCCATCGTCGGCTTCGACGCGTACGTCACCAACGTGGACCGCACGCCCAAGAATCCCAACATGCTGAGCTGGCACCGGGACTTGTGGCTCATCGACCACGGGGCGTCGCTCTACTTCCACCACTCGTGGGAGGACTGGGAGGAGCGCAGCCAGAGCCGCTTCGGCCCCATCAAGGACCACGTGCTGCTGCCGTGGGCCAGCGCGCTGCCCGCCGTGGAGGCCACGCTGCGCGCGGCCCTCACGCGCGAGGTGGTGGAGCGCACCATCGCCGCCATTCCCGAGGCGTGGCTGACGGGCACCGAGTCCCCCTTCCCCACCGCCGACGCGCACCGCGCGGCGTACGTCACCTGGCTGCTCAAGCGCGTGGACGCGATGCCGGCGTTCCTCGAGGAGGCGGCCCGTGCCCGCGCCCAGCTCGTTTGA
- a CDS encoding organic hydroperoxide resistance protein, with the protein MAPVTVSPLYTTTATTHGGRSGHVKSADGVIDLQLALPKEMGGPGGAKANPETLFAAGYSACFEGALRLVGRMQGKTLGEGVGITAAVTIGKTPDGGFGLAVVLTGILPGMPRDEAEKLMHAAHEVCPYSKATRGNIDVKLAVAE; encoded by the coding sequence ATGGCCCCCGTTACCGTCAGCCCCCTGTACACCACCACCGCCACCACCCACGGCGGCCGCAGCGGCCACGTGAAGTCCGCCGACGGCGTCATCGACCTGCAGCTCGCCCTGCCCAAGGAGATGGGTGGCCCGGGCGGCGCGAAGGCCAACCCGGAGACGCTCTTCGCCGCGGGCTACTCCGCCTGCTTCGAGGGCGCGCTGCGCCTCGTGGGGCGCATGCAGGGCAAGACGCTGGGCGAGGGCGTGGGCATCACCGCCGCCGTCACCATCGGCAAGACGCCGGACGGCGGCTTCGGCCTCGCGGTGGTGCTGACGGGCATCCTCCCCGGCATGCCCCGCGACGAGGCCGAGAAGCTCATGCACGCGGCCCACGAGGTGTGCCCGTACTCCAAGGCCACGCGCGGCAACATCGACGTGAAGCTCGCTGTCGCGGAGTAA
- a CDS encoding DUF4286 family protein gives MTLALYVVVIDVDPASEEAWNRWHEDIHVPEVLREPGFRSCRKWRDTEPAPDGWARYVCHYELTELDAMRRYASSEAAKRLREESLTRFGTVTRYSRQVLTEVKRF, from the coding sequence ATGACGCTCGCGCTCTACGTCGTCGTCATCGACGTGGACCCCGCCTCCGAGGAGGCGTGGAACCGGTGGCACGAGGACATCCACGTCCCCGAGGTGCTGCGCGAGCCGGGCTTCCGCTCCTGCCGCAAGTGGCGCGACACCGAGCCTGCCCCGGACGGCTGGGCACGCTACGTGTGCCATTACGAACTGACGGAGCTGGACGCGATGCGCCGCTACGCGAGCAGCGAGGCAGCGAAGCGCCTGAGGGAAGAGTCCCTGACTCGCTTCGGCACTGTCACGCGCTACTCACGCCAGGTACTCACCGAGGTGAAACGTTTCTGA
- a CDS encoding DUF6068 family protein, which translates to MRKSPAPFLSRSVLLCAALALGPGCKSMEPKPTPPSDGTPSPGQDTGAVSTPEAVTPETPTPAQGTSPWQRARVGDRVTYAFSANRSRPGARGGMNVPSAAVAGVVTVEVVAVKAPWVWLGVSFTGDGGAPLPQPRLARSLVLPMRSDETRKLEPVRKGVQSTEQLTAVGRTWDAKRYLHDQRMVDGPQESRLYAIDPGPLYLTNGLLDASTTLSGFGVAGGSQLTLTEVRQGSADASAPLPTLALPMGPGTWFDLHMDSGGTPSVMRTCMGAERGFVLRQQSTEPASGAEACPDFSQAEPVPLEEAVLALAWEALDLQQWPPQPVGTAPAVRGTLELQGHKVPVLQFEKPEDVGGTRGARVVTYAADPWDGSLSGLALEARLQALSDTLFRAPQRGKREPVDGTRLVDWGTWVPGTKP; encoded by the coding sequence ATGAGAAAGAGTCCCGCCCCCTTCTTGTCGCGCTCCGTCCTGCTGTGCGCGGCGCTGGCCCTCGGCCCCGGCTGCAAGAGCATGGAACCGAAGCCCACCCCACCCTCCGACGGCACGCCCTCCCCGGGCCAGGACACCGGGGCGGTGTCCACGCCGGAGGCCGTCACACCGGAAACGCCCACGCCCGCGCAGGGCACGTCGCCCTGGCAGCGCGCCCGCGTGGGGGACCGCGTGACGTACGCCTTCTCCGCCAACCGCAGCCGGCCCGGCGCGCGCGGTGGAATGAACGTTCCTTCCGCGGCGGTGGCCGGCGTGGTGACGGTGGAGGTGGTGGCGGTGAAGGCGCCCTGGGTGTGGCTGGGTGTCTCCTTCACAGGCGACGGCGGGGCGCCGCTGCCGCAGCCGCGCCTGGCGCGCTCGCTGGTGTTGCCCATGCGCTCGGACGAGACGCGGAAGCTGGAGCCCGTCCGCAAGGGCGTGCAGAGCACCGAGCAGCTCACCGCCGTCGGCCGCACCTGGGACGCGAAGCGCTACCTCCATGACCAGCGCATGGTGGACGGCCCCCAGGAGAGCCGCCTCTATGCCATCGACCCCGGGCCGCTGTACCTCACCAACGGCCTGCTGGACGCGAGCACCACCCTGTCCGGCTTCGGCGTGGCCGGCGGCTCGCAGCTCACCCTGACGGAGGTGCGCCAGGGCAGCGCGGACGCCTCCGCCCCGCTGCCCACGCTGGCGCTGCCCATGGGCCCGGGCACCTGGTTCGACCTGCACATGGACTCGGGCGGCACGCCGTCCGTGATGCGCACCTGCATGGGCGCGGAGCGCGGCTTCGTGTTGCGTCAACAGTCCACCGAGCCCGCGAGCGGCGCGGAGGCGTGCCCGGACTTCTCGCAGGCGGAGCCGGTGCCGCTGGAGGAGGCCGTGCTCGCGCTCGCGTGGGAGGCGCTGGACCTCCAGCAGTGGCCGCCGCAGCCGGTGGGGACTGCTCCGGCGGTGCGCGGAACGCTGGAGCTGCAGGGGCACAAGGTGCCGGTGCTCCAGTTCGAGAAGCCCGAGGACGTGGGCGGCACACGGGGGGCTCGCGTCGTGACGTACGCCGCGGACCCGTGGGACGGCTCGCTGTCCGGGCTGGCGCTCGAGGCCCGCCTCCAGGCGCTGAGCGACACCCTCTTCCGCGCCCCCCAGCGTGGCAAGCGCGAGCCGGTGGACGGCACGCGGCTGGTGGACTGGGGCACCTGGGTGCCGGGGACGAAGCCATGA
- a CDS encoding MarR family transcriptional regulator: protein MARRGIPGYPGLVFELVARNLIAPYSLAMSVDDPLSLDAQLCFPLYAAARAVTQAYAPLLSKLGLTYPQYLVMLVLWETDGVTVKGMGERLFLDSGTLTPLLKRLEAQGLVKRERSTEDARSVHVHLTTQGRALKRRAVSIPEAMVCKMGLSLEELSRMRRDVQRLFEALSKSQSEPSK, encoded by the coding sequence ATGGCCCGTCGCGGCATCCCGGGGTACCCCGGCCTCGTGTTCGAATTGGTTGCGCGCAATTTAATTGCGCCCTATTCATTGGCCATGTCGGTGGATGACCCGCTCAGCCTGGACGCGCAGCTCTGCTTCCCGCTCTACGCGGCGGCCAGGGCTGTCACGCAGGCCTACGCGCCGCTCCTGTCGAAGCTGGGGCTGACGTACCCGCAGTACCTGGTGATGTTGGTCCTGTGGGAGACGGATGGGGTGACGGTGAAGGGGATGGGGGAGCGGCTGTTCCTGGACTCGGGGACACTCACGCCGCTGTTGAAGCGGCTGGAGGCCCAGGGGCTGGTGAAGCGGGAGCGGTCCACCGAGGACGCGCGCTCGGTGCACGTCCACCTCACGACTCAAGGACGCGCGCTGAAGCGCAGGGCCGTGTCCATTCCCGAGGCGATGGTCTGCAAGATGGGCCTGTCGCTCGAAGAGCTTTCACGCATGCGCCGCGACGTCCAGCGGCTGTTCGAAGCGCTGTCGAAGTCCCAGTCTGAACCCTCGAAGTAA
- a CDS encoding GNAT family N-acetyltransferase, with protein sequence MRERQLIPIEVAGSAVSGAVDLLLEDPDIGEVFWWLRPETDTPLAGPMRGTRLFAVAEKGCGIIGLAALSHIDSEARYARLSCMVAAPYRLAGAGHWAATETIRRGVRLDGLRHVEAFVRTGNDTARRVLESMGFRARESSCSPVDGPPPGHLCLRLDLPTDSKGHFLMAGSARSASRTPSAALSA encoded by the coding sequence ATGCGTGAGCGCCAGCTGATTCCCATCGAAGTCGCGGGCAGCGCCGTCTCCGGCGCGGTGGACCTGCTGCTGGAGGACCCGGACATCGGCGAGGTGTTCTGGTGGCTGCGGCCCGAGACGGACACGCCGCTCGCCGGCCCCATGCGCGGCACGCGGCTGTTCGCGGTGGCGGAGAAGGGCTGCGGCATCATCGGCCTCGCCGCGCTCTCCCACATCGACAGCGAAGCGCGCTACGCACGGCTGAGCTGCATGGTGGCGGCGCCGTATCGGCTCGCGGGCGCGGGCCACTGGGCCGCGACGGAGACCATCCGCCGCGGTGTCCGACTGGACGGCCTGCGCCATGTGGAAGCCTTCGTCCGCACCGGCAACGACACCGCGCGCCGCGTGCTGGAGTCCATGGGCTTCCGCGCGCGCGAGTCCTCCTGCTCGCCCGTGGACGGGCCGCCCCCAGGTCACCTCTGTCTGCGATTGGATTTGCCCACCGACTCGAAGGGCCACTTCCTCATGGCCGGCAGCGCCCGGTCGGCCTCCCGCACGCCGTCCGCGGCCCTCTCCGCCTGA